AAGAAAGGCAACCGAAACCGCATGCGTCACGGCTTGCATGCAGGCAAGCTACCGGCTGGCTGTGGCTACATCGAGAATCGGCTGAACAGCTTTCGTCGAAAGCTAGAGGACATCGTCATGGCTGCGAAAGGCGAAGTCACGATCACCGACGCTGCCCATATTCAGACTGCGTTGAAGTGGGAACGTCACGGCATGTTGGCGTTGCGTTGGCTCAAGATCGAGGGTGACAGCCTCAAGCCGACCGACAAGCTCAATTTCTCGCGAGAGATTGCCAAAGCATCCGAGAGTCGAGACCGAGCCATTCGTGCTCTGAATCTCGACCGCGACAAGCAAGACAACATCATCGAAATCCTCTATGGCAAAGGCGACATGTAATGAACCTTCGCGAAATCCAACAATCACCAGCAGCATTCCGACGAGCCATCAAGATCGACACCGACCGTCATGGCGTTGCACCTCTCGCAGATTGCCTAGACGATTGGCAGGAAGCCGATTTCCAGGCACTCGACAACGGCTGGCGTCGTGCAGCAGGTCAGAAGGTCGAGCAAGCAACGCAGCGTGCTTGGCTGGAACGCGGTCGTGGCCATTCTAAGACCAGCGACTTGGCTGTCATGGCAACTTGGACTCTGTTCGCCTCTCGAAAGCGACTCTCAGGTATCGCAGCAGCAGGTGACAAGGACCAAGCAGCGTTACTCCGAACAGCCATCGCAAGACTGTTAGACTGCAATCCTTGGCTGTCTGGCCTCATCGAGATTCAGAGTTCGCGGATCATCAACACTGGCACCAAATCCGAACTCGAAATCATCTCAAGCGATGCCGCCACGAGCTACGGTCTGACTCCCGATTTCGTGATTGCCGACGAGGTTTGCCATTGGGCCAAACGTGACCTCTGGGATTCTCTGTTATCCTCATCGGCCAAGCGATCGACTTGTATGTTCGTCGTGATCACCAACGCGGGTCTGATGGACGATTGGGTTTGGGAAACCAGAGAGAAGGTCCGCACCGATCCGGCTTGGCACTTTTCCAGACTTGATGGTCCGGTCGCATCCTGGATCAATCAAGACCTACTTGCCGAGCAGGAACGACTCTTACCATCCATCGCGTTCACTCGCCTATGGCTCAACGAATGGACCTCAGGCGGTGGCGACGCACTCAGTAGAGCCGACATCGAGGCAGCATTTGACAAGAATCTCAGTCTGATGCCAGCCAAGGAATCCGGCTATCAGTACGTCGCAGGTTTAGACCTTGGCGTGTCTCGCGATGCCTCTGCAATCTGCGTTCTCGCGATTAAGGGTCGCCAGCGTTGGGACAAGACTCGCAGCGATCACGGTGAAATCCGATTGGCCTACACTCAACTTTGGAAACCAAATCGAGGCGAGAAGATCAATCTTTCTCAAGTTGAGTCCGCACTCGTCAAGCTGCACAGCAAATATGATTTCGAGAGCGTGATGTACGATCCTTGGCAGGCAACGCATATGAGCCAGAGACTCGAACTCAGACGGTTGCCGATGGTCGAGCTAACTCAGTCCGGTACGAATCTGCAACGTGTCGCTACAACTGTGATCGAGGCGTTTAACGATCGTCGACTCAGGCTGTATCCAGAACCAGAGTTGAAACGCGATCTCATCCGACTCCGAGTCGAGGAACGCAGCTATGGTTTCCGGCTTGTCAGTCCTAGAGATGGCACAGGACACGGTGACCTCGCATCTGCGTTTGGGTACGCAATGGTCGGAGCTAATGATCTAGCTGGTCGAATCCGAAAGGGTCAGGCTGGCGTGATCGATTTATACGCTCCTCAGGAAGTTGACGCGGACGACGACGTGCCATATTGGGCCAAAGACTTCGAGTCGAGACGCCTGCAATTCGAGGCGGACCAACGCATGTTTCGTGAGCCTGATGACGATGATGCCGAACTACGCCTAGCCATGCGATTGGCTAGTGGTGGTCGTCGTGGATAACAGCAAGGGTTGAGAGAACTCCATTCTCCAGAAAAGATTTCACCAAACCGTTACGAATCTACAGGAAGGATAGCAATGTCATTTGATCGAGGTGACCAACCGACAACCAAAGCACTTTTCGACGCATGGCGTAAAGACCATGGACCAGGATACGTTGAGTACGGAGACTGGTTCATCTTCGAAGATGGTGCTCGACTCAACAAACTTTGTCCTGCCAGCTTTCCGGAAGATGAACAGATGCGTCGACGCTACATCAGACTCCGAGCCGAGCAAGCAGAGCGGGAATTCGAGTCCTACAAGCAGCATCTCATCGAAGAGGCCAAGTACGCCAAGAAATCAGGACTAGAACTGTCCTTTGATCTTGAAGACGAGAAAGAACGCTTGGCCGAACTCAAGAAGGTCGCCGAAGAATGTCGGCAAGCCTACTTGGACGACACAGCAGAAGAACGCAAGCGTCAAGAATCTTTGAATCAGACTCTGGCATTTGAGGCAGCAGAGCGATCGAAGAACTCAGCCGATGCGAATGCGGTCCTGACCGAACTCCGCAAACTCTAATCCAAGACGCGACACCGCACCACACCAACTCCAATTTGTAAAGGAACCATAGCAATGTCCGATTTAACTCCACAACAAGAACAAGAACTGATCGTCCAGCTCGAAGCCGTTCTGAATTTCCGAGAACAGCAAAAGCGATCGAAGCAGCCTGTCCGAAACCAGATCACCGAACCGCCGGTCCGAAACTGCAAGTGTGATGCCGTCGATGATCCGAATGACTACTACCCTGATCCGCCTGTGATCAACTGGTCTGAAGACTCAGCATTCAATCAGAGTCCTAGTCCACAGTCGAATCCGGCACCATCGTCGCCAGAGTTGATCTACAACTCAAATCCGAACGACGAGGATGACTACTATCCTGATCCACCGATCATCAATTGGGCTGCAGAATCTGAATTCCGACCGTAAATGGCGTTCTGAATTCCTAGTCTGAATATGACTTGAGGCAATTCAGGAAAAACGTCAAGAATTGAATTGCTATTGTCGTCGTGGTCGACGATAAATTTGGCTGAAGTGAACACACTTACACACCAGCCAAGGAGATGAGAGATGGCCGCCAAGAAGACCACGACGACGAAAGCAACGACTAAGAAGACCACCACCAAGTCAACGCCAAAGAAAACCACGACCAAGAAGACCCAATCCAAGAGCAAGAAGACTGAGAAGGTAGATCCAAAGATGGAACGCAAGCAAGCTAAGTCGATCGAACTGAGCCTGGCACAATTCCGAGTCTTGAAGGCTCTGAGCAATGGCGAGGCAATGACCTACCGCGACATTGAGAAGGTGACCGGCTATTACTCGATCTTGACTAAGGTCATGCGGACCAAACACGATGGCAGTCTCTGCTCTCGGAAACTCGCCACCGAAGAGATGCACGACGTCAACGGTCGAGACGTGTTGGCGTTCCGAATCACCGCAGCAGGTAAGAAGGCAGTCCGACAAGCAGAGAAGGTCGAAGCATAACAGACCGAGACGAATCGAAGCATCCGACACCCTCAGGTTAGACGCCTGAGGTTTTTTTCATGCGCAGGTGTCGACCGAATGTGTGACCATCGGTACCATTGGGTGGACAGTCTCTCAGTCTCAAAGGTGCCTAAATGAAACGCAGTACGATCATCGCTACCTGTCTCCTAAATTCCAGTATGGTGACACGCCTTGAAGATGGAGAGTGGAGAGTCCAACAGGTATTTGAGGACGAGTTTCCCAATGAAGATTTCCGACAATGGGATCGGGAAGTCTCGGATGCAACTGCTGATCAGATCGTGAAGACAGTTGGGCGTGCCGGACGAATCAACGTGGCATCGTTCATCGACGACCTCCGCACGGTGTAACGCTACTCAGGAAGCTGGCAAGGTCGATGGGGCGGAAATCGGCTGGAATGCACGCCTGAGGCCAATTTCGGCACGATTTTGGGCATCCTGGGCATGCGACGACGGCATGGCTGACAGGCTAGTTGGTGGACTGGCGTAATTACGCCGATAAGCCGACAGAAAGCGACGTTTTACGCCGAATCTTAGTGAGCCTGGGAAGCAGCGAATGCTTATAAAAACATAGGGTTTCCAGGCGAAATTGCACCTACCAGAGACTAAGTAGAAATACTTAGGAAACCGACGCTCTATCCTGCTGAGCTACGGGGGCAAGGGGTTTATTGATTTGGGTCGAATGTTGGTTTGGAAATGGTGGTCTTGTAACTCTCGGAGTCTACTCGAAAGAGTGTTTCTGAAAAAGCCAGTGGGGGCTTCTGGCCAAACTGTTTGACGGGTATTCGTTCAGATTGTCACACGCATGCACCATCACTGATGGAATCTGTGGCGGTGCGGAGGTGGACGAACTGGCTTCGTACGGGTCTAGTTGATCAATCGAAATGTCTGCCACCCCTGGGCAAGCCCGGGGGGGCGTTAGTTCGATATCGTACAAAACATCGACTTACGCCATGGCGCCACAGGTACAGATGTCCAGAATCCAATTCGCATGAACTTGTCGTAAGGACGCCCGGGGTGCTTAAGGCTTTGCTGGCCTTCTACATAAATAAACTTTAGAATGGCACGTCATTGATACAATGACTCAGTGTCAAAAGAGCGAGCCATGGGAAGCACGGATGGAGACCGAGTCTTCGATGAGGCAGACTCATTAGGACGGAAGAACTATTTGCAGAGTTCTGAGCTGTTGGAAACAGTGTTGGCCGCTTTTCGCGCCGTTGCATGGGAATGGGACCTCTCCGAAGACCAGATCGTGTTCACGGAAAATGCTGCGAAGGCACTTCGACTGGCTATCGTGGCAGAGTCGCTGCCAAGTTCGCGATGGTTCGATCTCATCCATCCCGATGATCAGAAACGACATCGGGACGTCATGACGGACGTCATTTCCCAGGGCGGGGAATACAAGAGTGAATACCGTGTGATCCGTCCTGATGACGGGACGATTCTTTGGTTGATGGAGCAGGGGCGTGCGTTCCCCGGGCATTCCGGGAAAACTGTCAGTTTAAGTGGCGTAGTTCGGGACATTAGCGAGCAAAAACAAGTCGAACAACGGCATCGGCAGTTTGTCCTGCTGGCGGAAAACAGCGATGAATTTATCGGCATGTGTGACGAGCAACTCCGGCCGTTCTTCATCAATCCAGCTGGCGTGCGACTGGTCGGACTGGACAGCCGAGAAAAAGCGTTGCAAACGCCGGTCCGAGATTTCTTCTTCCCTGATGACCAGCCGAAGATGTTGAACGAGTTTTTCCCACGGGTCTTGCGGGAAGGCCGGGGGGAAGTCGAGATTCGCTTTCGGCACTTCAAGACGGGTCAACCTTTGTGGGTCATTTTCGGGCTCTTCGCTCTGGTGGACGAACACGGCGGCCCGATGGGCTTCGCAACAATTACTCGAGACATTACCGAACGAAAGCAAACAGAAACGACACTGCGTAACAGCGCAGAACGGTACCATACGTTGTTTGAGTCGATCGATGAAGGTTTCTGTATCATCGAGATGATCTTTGATGATAACGATGAGCCGTACGACTACCGCTTCTTGGAGGTCAATCAGGCGTTCGAAAAATACACAGGGTTGCGGAACGCAGTTGGCAAGAGGATGCGAGAGTTCGCTCCCAATCATGAAACTCATTGGTATGAAATCTATGGGCGAGTGGCGATGACCGGGGAATCGGTCCGTTGTATCAACGAAGCGAAAGCACTTGGTCGTTGGTACGAAGTTGCCGCGTCTCGGATCGGGTCGCCGGAAGATCGGCATGTCGCGGTTCTGTTCAACGATATTACGGACCGCAAGCAAGCGGAATCAGAACGCGAACGATTACACAGAGAAGTCGAGACCGAGCGAGAACGTCTGATTGATGTGTTCCAACGCGCCCCGTCATTTATGGCCGTTGTGAATGGCCCGGACCACGTCTTTGAACGAGTAAACGACCGCTACTATCAGCTGGTCGGGCATCGCGAACTGATCGGAATTCCGGTCCGTAAAGCACTTCCGGAAATTGCCGGACAAGGGCTTTTTGAAGCACTTGATAAAGTCTATGAGACTGGCGAACCATTTGTGGCCACGGGAATGCCGGTCCTTTTGCAGCGGCAACCCAATGATCCTCCTGAGGAACGATTTCTGGATTTTGTCTACCAGGCACTCTACGGTCCGGACGGCGAAATCACGGGTATTCTTGCTCAGGGCATCGATTTGACTGAGCGGAAACACGCTGAGGCCGCCTTGCGAGAGAACGAACAGCGATTTCGCACGCTGGTCGAGCAGGTTCAAGACTATGCGATCTTCATGACCGACTCCGAAGGCCGTGCCACTTCGTGGAACGAGGGTGTTCGGCAGGTGCTCGGTTTCTCGGAATCCGAATTTCTCGGGCAGGACATTGGCCCGATCATCTTTACCCGCGAGGACATTGTAAACGGTGCTCCCCAAATTGAGTTGGACACCGCGGCGGCAAACGGACGTGCTCGCAGTGATCGGTGGATGCAGCGGAAGGATGGGACACAGTTCTTTGCAACGGGAATCACCGCAGCCCTGCATGATGAAGTGGGGAAACTAGTTGGCTTCATGAAAGTCATGCGGGACGAAACCAATCAAAGGCATCTTGAAGAAAACCTTCGCAGGGTCGCCGCCGATCTTTCGGAAGCCAATCGCCGAAAATCTGAGTTTCTGGCAACGCTTGGGCATGAACTACGGAATCCATTGGCGCCCATTCGCACTGGCTTGGAGATCATGAAGCTTGCTGCGGATGATCCTGTGATCATGGAAGACACGCGTAGCATGATGGAGCGGCAGACTCAGCAGATGGTGCGACTGATTGACGACTTGCTTGACGTCTCGCGGATCAGCCGAGGGAAGATGACGCTGAAAACGTGCGATGTCGTGTTGGCCGACGTGTTGCAGAGCGCAGTGGAATCTACTCGTCCACTGATTGACGAAGCTGGGCAAGAACTGTCGATCAGTATGCCTACGGAGGCGACACCTCTCCACGCCGACCCAAACCGATTAGCTCAAGTCTTTTCGAACCTGCTCCACAACGCGACCAAATACACGCCGGAAGGGGGACACATCGAGCTTTCCGTCGAATTGCAGAAAGACGATGTCCTGGTTTCGGTCAAAGACAACGGTATCGGCATCCCGATCGAACTTCAGGCTGGCATTTTTGAGCTGTTCAGCCAGATCGACCAATCCATCGGAAAAAGCTATGAAGGTCTTGGAATTGGACTGACACTTGTCAAACAACTCGTGGAGATGCACGGAGGTGATATCACCGTCCAAAGTGCCGGTGCCGACCAAGGAAGCGAGTTCACCGTGCGTCTCCCCGTTTGTGTTGAAATACCTCCTGATCCGTCGCCGCCGTCATCCAGCCAACCCGCGGATAAAGTCATGCAGCTCCGCATTCTGGTTGTTGACGACAATCACGCGGCTGCCGACATGTTGGCCATGGTGGTCTCGATGATTGGCAACGATGTTCGCACCGCATATGACGGATCTCAAGGTGTTCAAGTCGCCGAGTCGTTTCGCCCCGATGTCGTCCTTATGGATCTGGGGATGCCAGTTATGACAGGGTATGAAGCCGCTCGCCACATCCGCGAACAAGACTGGGGACGTGACATGATACTCGTTGCCCTAACGGGCTGGGGACAGGAGGAAGATCGACAACGAACAAAGGAAGCCGGGTTCGATCATCACTTGGTCAAACCCGCTGAGCCTGCCACTTTGCAACAACTGCTTATCGAACTTGCGAGTCAATCAGATTGAGCATCCCTAGTGTGCTACGCACAAGTCTATTTCATCTCACGTTCCACTCACTGGGGCGACGCTTTACGCGAAAACATGGAACGGCTCAGGGTTGAGTTTTCTGTAACGCACTGAGCCGCAACGTGGCGAGATAGATTGCGGCTTTGCCCTCATGCGACGAATAGTAGGACACCCACAATCGATTGTTCGGCTCATCGACGACAAAGCCGGGATAGCTCGTATCGCCACTGCTTGGCAGTGTCACGAGATGGTCAAATTGGGACGTATCCAAATCGAGTTGCCATAGTTCCGTGGTCGCTTTTTTGCCGTAACCGCGACTGCCGGCTAGCCAAACGGATTGAGGAAGTTGAACGAGATTCGGTCCCCCGAATCGTTTGTTCGATGGCGTGAAATTCCATTCGGTGTAGGGCGGTTTGGCTTGACCAATCCAACCCGCCGGATCGTTGCCTCCGCGACGAATCATGGCAAGCATTGTATTGTCTGGTAGAAACTGCAGAGTGGTTTCGCTGGGAAAGTCCACCGCCAATGTGGACACATGGTCGTAGTGAATTCCGTCCCGACTCCGAATGAGCTGAAGCGTGCGAGGCTTCCCAGGCGGAACTTGCTGCACACACCCCCAAGCCCAGCCATCGTGCCAAGTGACACGCCACAGCCAATCATGACCGGTGATGATGGAATCTGGCATCGTCACTTTCTGCGTAGGTCCGAAGCGTTCACTCTTGCTGTCGAAGAAGGCCACCCGTGACTCAATGCGTTTCCGCTCCGAACCATGATAGAACGACGCGCCAGCATTCACCATCAGCCGTCCATCTGGTGCGACGGAAAGTTTCGGGTCACGCAGGTCGACGTGTTGCTCGGACAACAAACCCACGGATTCCCAATTCATCCCGTCTTGCGAACGAATCACCCGAATGGTGCCGTTACGCCCGGGAATGTGACCGGACCCCTCGCGAAAAGTACAGTAGAGGTCGTCATCAAACAGTATCAAATCTGTGAACGCACTATGTTCGGCACGGTCCCAAATTCGCGCAACCGAAACGACCGTTTGTTGTTGAATCGTCTCGTCGGCATCCGCTTCAGCCGTGAGCAATCCGCAAACAAACGATATTAGAAGAATGCTCTTTGCACAGCTCATAAGGAATGCTCGGGGCTGATGTTTCCACATGGTGCACTTGGTCCTCAGACGAATTGGCCACTCAGAATTCTTATCTAGACCATCTTCAACACGCGGTCACAAAACACAACCCGAACGAGCAATGTCCCTGAGTTATGTTGCGTTCAATCGCCAAATCTCGAAGTTGAGCACAGCGGCGAAACTTACCCAGACCAAGTACGGCACGAGCAGTCCGCTGGCCAGGTGTGACTCCCTGTAGAAACTGATCAGCGTCGCCGTGATTGCCAACCAAAGTACGACAATTTCCACGAAAGCCCAGCCCGGTTTGTGAGCGGCAAAGAAGATCCACGACCAAGCGATGTTCAAGAGAAGCTGAAAGCCGAACAGCATCAATGGTACTGCTGCCGCGCGATAGCCGCGATTCTTCCAAACCAACCACGCAGCGATTGCCATGAGAACATACAAGGTCGTCCAAACGGGGCCAAACACCCAGCCCGGCGGATTCCAAGTCGGCTTCTGGAGTGTCCGGTACCAACCGTCGATCTCGGGTGTGGTTGCGATCGCCCCCAGACCACCGGCCCCCAAACAGATGATCAAACTCACAAGCAGACCAAGCCATACGGTCAATGGTTTCATGGTGTTTCTCCTTGGTCACATGACGGTGCCAGCGCCGATTGCAGCGGACAACGTGAAGAGTCGACCGGCTCTCCACGACGGTATGATGCCAGAAGACTTCGAGACTTCTCGGCGAGTTGACGGCGAACTTCTCGACGTTTGCCTTTGACGCGGGCAATTTTCATAGAGTCGTAGGCAGTGGTCTGATGTCGCATCCAAGCGATCACAGCCGATTCCGCCCGCTGTTCGATCGGAATTCGCTGAGTCCGAGCCACCGTGCCACTACCGACAGGCGTCGCGTGTTTCGTTACCGCTTCCGCAAGCCTCTCGGCCAGATCATCATACTCGACGGCAAAACCGAGGAAGGCAAGAACGGCTTTTCGGAACTCAGCCACGTACTCTTTGTGTTTCTTTTCCCGACGAGCCGTATCCGCTGCCCGACGTTTGGCATAGGATTCCGTCGAACGCTCGGCGTCGAGGTCCGCGCGGATTTTCGCAATTCGATCAGCCGGTGCCCAAACCCCACGGGAAAACGTCCGTCGGCCTTTTTTCTCTTGCACCGTCCAACTGGGACCGGCCGACTTCACGCGTCGCGTGAGAGCGGCATCCCCAGGCGGGAGCAGTTCCCAACTGTCGGGCACTTGCAGGTCCTGTCCATTCGGCGTGCGAACCGACCGATCCGTCGGTCCAGGGGTGACAATCCGTGTCTCGTTGGGCATCCGTATTCTCATTTTCCGCAGTGATGTCGTGTGATTCCAAGCAATCCGTCGCATGATCTGCACATCACGTGACGGATGTCAACAACGTCTCTCATCGAAACTGGTGAACTTTTACGACCCGATCCCTGAGGGAACGCAAAAGCGACCAGTCATTGTTGAGAACAAGTTGCTTGAGTAGGCGTAGCTGCCGCACGGTGATATCATCGGTTGGCCGCGAGATTGTATCCAGGGTTCTGACGTAAACACAGATGGCAGGTGATTGTGGAATGAACAGATTGGTGGCAGTCGGTGACATCCACGGATGTAGCCAGACATTGGCGGCACTGCTCAAGAGAATTGACCTGGAACCAGGCGACACACTTCTGTCGACCGGTGATCTCTCGTCCAAGGGGGAAGATTCCCAAGGCGTTCACGATCAGTTAGTAGAGCTAGAAGAACGCGGCGTCAATCTGATCTTGCTCCTGGGCAATCATGAACTGATGTTGCTGGCGATGCAACGCTTGGTCGGTGCGGATGTGGACCTCACCAAATTCCCCGAATCGGTCTTCGAAGGTGCTGATGTCAGCTTCCTTGTTCGAGACAACGAAACTTGGGCCACTCTCAAGTCTTACGGAATCGAGGGAGCCGAAGACCCGCAGTATTGGGCGTTTCGTTACACCGATCCCCAAGAGCATTTCGAATCCCTGACCGACCAATTTACCGACCTGAATTGGGAGTTGCCCCAGTCTCACCTGGATTTACTCTCTCGCTGCCAGACACATCACATCGAACGGAATTGCCTCTTCGTGCATTCGGGGATTCTTCCGAAGTTTCTTCAGATGGCAAACGCCCACGACGCGGTCGAAGCCCAACTCCAAGAAGATGCCCGTGCTCTATTCTGGACCCGAGAAGGGCTTGGCGAACGTCCCAGTTTTCCCGAACTAATCGTCCATGGTCACACACCGTTACCGTACTTGCACACCTGCGTGGCCGACACGAGTCCATGGCGTGATGAAGACTTGGTTTTTAAATCCGTAATTCACAACGGCACCTTGAACCTCGACAGCGGTGTCTTCCTGGAAGCCGGCCATTTGACTGCCGTGGAAATTCCCGAAGACGGTAACCCGGCCAATTTTGAAATGATTCGGGTCTCGCGACGCGACCCCGTTTGCAAAGATCGGTTGTGGCATTTCAATTTCATGTAAAATCCAAATTTGCCCGGATAACAACGCCCGAGTCAAAATCTTCTCCGGCCGAGGAAGGCCATCACGATAGACGATTTGAGTCTGAGTTGCTGATGACTTGGTTCCCTCGTTGGACATCAATCGACGAGTGATTCGCATGAGCCTTGCGAGAAATTCCGATTCCAACAGTGAGAAAATTGAGACTGAACCACCCAGACTATTGAGATCTCTGCCTGTGTCTGCGTATCCTAGTTAGGTGTTGGAGTCTGTACCTCCCGAATAGTCTCGCCGAATTGCCACCGTGACACCCCGCACCGCGATTTCCCACACTCGCTTCACGCACATCTGTGCGTTGACCATGCTGGTGTTGTACGTCGTCAGTATCGTGGGATTTCCCATTGGATGGGCGGCACCATCGGCCGGTTGTCAATGCGATCTAGGTCTCCAACAATCTGGACAATGCTGTTGCTCACGGGCCACTGCGGCGAACACGCAAAAGACTAGCCAGTGCTGCCAAAAATCGAGCGGGCAAACTCGCTCATCCGCGTCGCGCCAGACAGGCTTATCGAGCTGTTGTCAGAAACCGAGTGCTCCGCAGACGTGTTGTCAGACGGATTCGTGTGATGATCAAGCTTCAACTCATCCGTCGCTTGAGCAATGTGGGTGTGGCGGCTCTAGTGAAACCGGACTCGTTCTCAACTCTGACCCACACTGCTTAGCATTGAGCGTTAGTCAGTCACAGTTCGAGAAAGCCCAAACCGCGAAATGGTACTTGTCTTTGGGCTGTTCACAGTGTGCAACGATTCCTGAAACTCCACCTCCAAGAGTGATCTCGATTTGATTCCCGCTTCGGTGGACTAGTCATCGCAACCAGTGTGTTTGCTAGTCCTTCAATATCGAGATTCGACTTTCTTGGAGACACTCTCATGTTGTCTACGCAACCCGTGCGCGCACCGCGCCGTTCAGGTTTCACTTTGATTGAATTGCTAGTGGTTATTGCAATCATCGCAATCCTAATTGCTCTACTGCTGCCTGCCGTTCAGCAAGCCCGTGAAGCGGCTCGCCGAACACAGTGTAAGAACAACCTCAAACAACTTGGTTTAGCATTGCATAACCATCACAGTGCATTCGGATATTTTCCGTCGCAACGGGATGACAAAAAGGCTCCGGTTCCCACGAGCCAACAGAGTTTTTATCGCTGGTCGGTCCTAGCACTGTTAACTCCCTACTTGGAGCAGACGAATATCTACAATGCGATCGATCTCAAGCAGCCTTTGTTTGTTTTTACTCCCGGCCCGCCACCGAGTGTGATCACTCAACCGGGGTTGTCGGGTGTCGTTGCAACAAGAGTTTTTGGTTTTCTTTGTCCAAGTGACACCCACGAACGAATTGTGGACGACTGGGGCGCGACAAACTATGTTGCCTGCAATGGTAGTGGTTCCAATGGCGGAACCTACGAGAACGCCGATGGAGTTTTCTATCACGATTCTCAAACTCGCATCGGTGACATGACCGACGGAAGTTCCAACACCGCCGCGTTCTCGGAGACTCTAATCGGCAGTGGTGCGGCCGATAGTACCCGCGGAACCGCAAACGCTTCCCCCGATGGAAATTTAGCGTCGGTCTGGAACGCCTCGGCTCCGACGATCGAAGACTCCTGGTGCCTGAGTGATTCATCGCCGGTGATCTTCAAGCGTGGCGAGAAATGGGCAGACGGTTCGGTAAATGACACCGGATACCATCACTTCCGAACTCCAAACTCACCGATCAACGACTGCTACTCTCGCTACGCGGCTCTCAAGAGTGCTCGAAGTCGACACCCGGGTGGGGCCAATGTTTTGCTCGCCGACGGAGCTGTTCGCTTCGTCAGCGACTCCGTGAATCTCACCACTTGGCGAAACATCGGATCTCGCAATGATGGCCAAGTCCTTAGCGACTGGTAGGATCAATTGCTGCGATTCCACTGCCGGGCGATTCCTTGGAATTTGGAACGCCCGGTTTTATTCCACCTTTCGAACCATTCGAGAAATATGACAAACCAATTCCAAGGCCTCCGTGTTTGGGGCAGTTTTTTA
This portion of the Thalassoroseus pseudoceratinae genome encodes:
- a CDS encoding MarR family winged helix-turn-helix transcriptional regulator, translated to MAAKKTTTTKATTKKTTTKSTPKKTTTKKTQSKSKKTEKVDPKMERKQAKSIELSLAQFRVLKALSNGEAMTYRDIEKVTGYYSILTKVMRTKHDGSLCSRKLATEEMHDVNGRDVLAFRITAAGKKAVRQAEKVEA
- a CDS encoding PAS domain S-box protein — protein: MGSTDGDRVFDEADSLGRKNYLQSSELLETVLAAFRAVAWEWDLSEDQIVFTENAAKALRLAIVAESLPSSRWFDLIHPDDQKRHRDVMTDVISQGGEYKSEYRVIRPDDGTILWLMEQGRAFPGHSGKTVSLSGVVRDISEQKQVEQRHRQFVLLAENSDEFIGMCDEQLRPFFINPAGVRLVGLDSREKALQTPVRDFFFPDDQPKMLNEFFPRVLREGRGEVEIRFRHFKTGQPLWVIFGLFALVDEHGGPMGFATITRDITERKQTETTLRNSAERYHTLFESIDEGFCIIEMIFDDNDEPYDYRFLEVNQAFEKYTGLRNAVGKRMREFAPNHETHWYEIYGRVAMTGESVRCINEAKALGRWYEVAASRIGSPEDRHVAVLFNDITDRKQAESERERLHREVETERERLIDVFQRAPSFMAVVNGPDHVFERVNDRYYQLVGHRELIGIPVRKALPEIAGQGLFEALDKVYETGEPFVATGMPVLLQRQPNDPPEERFLDFVYQALYGPDGEITGILAQGIDLTERKHAEAALRENEQRFRTLVEQVQDYAIFMTDSEGRATSWNEGVRQVLGFSESEFLGQDIGPIIFTREDIVNGAPQIELDTAAANGRARSDRWMQRKDGTQFFATGITAALHDEVGKLVGFMKVMRDETNQRHLEENLRRVAADLSEANRRKSEFLATLGHELRNPLAPIRTGLEIMKLAADDPVIMEDTRSMMERQTQQMVRLIDDLLDVSRISRGKMTLKTCDVVLADVLQSAVESTRPLIDEAGQELSISMPTEATPLHADPNRLAQVFSNLLHNATKYTPEGGHIELSVELQKDDVLVSVKDNGIGIPIELQAGIFELFSQIDQSIGKSYEGLGIGLTLVKQLVEMHGGDITVQSAGADQGSEFTVRLPVCVEIPPDPSPPSSSQPADKVMQLRILVVDDNHAAADMLAMVVSMIGNDVRTAYDGSQGVQVAESFRPDVVLMDLGMPVMTGYEAARHIREQDWGRDMILVALTGWGQEEDRQRTKEAGFDHHLVKPAEPATLQQLLIELASQSD
- a CDS encoding exo-alpha-sialidase, giving the protein MSCAKSILLISFVCGLLTAEADADETIQQQTVVSVARIWDRAEHSAFTDLILFDDDLYCTFREGSGHIPGRNGTIRVIRSQDGMNWESVGLLSEQHVDLRDPKLSVAPDGRLMVNAGASFYHGSERKRIESRVAFFDSKSERFGPTQKVTMPDSIITGHDWLWRVTWHDGWAWGCVQQVPPGKPRTLQLIRSRDGIHYDHVSTLAVDFPSETTLQFLPDNTMLAMIRRGGNDPAGWIGQAKPPYTEWNFTPSNKRFGGPNLVQLPQSVWLAGSRGYGKKATTELWQLDLDTSQFDHLVTLPSSGDTSYPGFVVDEPNNRLWVSYYSSHEGKAAIYLATLRLSALQKTQP
- a CDS encoding TspO/MBR family protein; its protein translation is MKPLTVWLGLLVSLIICLGAGGLGAIATTPEIDGWYRTLQKPTWNPPGWVFGPVWTTLYVLMAIAAWLVWKNRGYRAAAVPLMLFGFQLLLNIAWSWIFFAAHKPGWAFVEIVVLWLAITATLISFYRESHLASGLLVPYLVWVSFAAVLNFEIWRLNAT
- a CDS encoding terminase large subunit domain-containing protein; amino-acid sequence: MNLREIQQSPAAFRRAIKIDTDRHGVAPLADCLDDWQEADFQALDNGWRRAAGQKVEQATQRAWLERGRGHSKTSDLAVMATWTLFASRKRLSGIAAAGDKDQAALLRTAIARLLDCNPWLSGLIEIQSSRIINTGTKSELEIISSDAATSYGLTPDFVIADEVCHWAKRDLWDSLLSSSAKRSTCMFVVITNAGLMDDWVWETREKVRTDPAWHFSRLDGPVASWINQDLLAEQERLLPSIAFTRLWLNEWTSGGGDALSRADIEAAFDKNLSLMPAKESGYQYVAGLDLGVSRDASAICVLAIKGRQRWDKTRSDHGEIRLAYTQLWKPNRGEKINLSQVESALVKLHSKYDFESVMYDPWQATHMSQRLELRRLPMVELTQSGTNLQRVATTVIEAFNDRRLRLYPEPELKRDLIRLRVEERSYGFRLVSPRDGTGHGDLASAFGYAMVGANDLAGRIRKGQAGVIDLYAPQEVDADDDVPYWAKDFESRRLQFEADQRMFREPDDDDAELRLAMRLASGGRRG